In Rhodoferax koreense, a genomic segment contains:
- a CDS encoding ABC transporter ATP-binding protein: protein MPTPAKISVRGLRVAYGANEVLKGIDLDIEPGSFMALLGASGCGKTTLLRTLSGFNPASGGSILVNGRDILAEPPERRGMAMVFQSYALWSHMDVAQNMGYGLKLRKVAPAEIRRRVAALLEMLGLAGYEDRPVTALSGGQRQRVALGRALAVEPEILLLDEPLSNLDARIRLQMRHEIRSIQRRLGLTAILVTHDREEAMVMADRVVVLDQGRIAQIGSPEDVFQRPASPYVASFMGAENIIDCEATRQGDGVSLRVPSAPAAAVRGAQMTDSANGAVQVHFRSERASLLLESPSPDGALQLPGRISQVSYLGGGYRCEVATPSGSFFIDHPSAVPHGADVTVCVPAGDLHVYPRDPQRAPAVHA, encoded by the coding sequence ATGCCGACCCCAGCCAAAATTTCCGTGCGCGGCCTGCGCGTGGCCTACGGTGCCAACGAGGTGCTCAAGGGCATCGACCTCGACATCGAGCCCGGCAGCTTCATGGCGTTGCTCGGTGCCTCGGGTTGCGGCAAGACCACGTTGCTGCGCACCCTGTCGGGCTTCAACCCGGCCAGCGGGGGCAGCATCCTGGTGAACGGGCGCGACATCCTCGCCGAGCCGCCGGAGCGCCGCGGCATGGCCATGGTGTTCCAGTCGTACGCCCTGTGGTCGCACATGGACGTGGCGCAGAACATGGGTTATGGGCTCAAGCTGCGCAAGGTGGCCCCGGCAGAGATCCGCCGCCGTGTGGCGGCGCTGCTCGAGATGCTGGGCCTGGCCGGTTATGAAGACCGGCCGGTGACCGCACTCTCCGGCGGCCAGCGCCAGCGCGTGGCGCTCGGCCGGGCGCTGGCGGTCGAGCCCGAGATCCTGCTGCTCGACGAGCCCCTGTCCAACCTCGATGCGCGCATCCGCCTGCAGATGCGCCACGAGATCCGTTCCATCCAGCGCCGGCTTGGCCTCACGGCCATCCTCGTCACGCACGACCGCGAGGAGGCCATGGTCATGGCCGACCGGGTGGTGGTGCTCGACCAGGGCCGGATCGCGCAGATCGGCTCGCCGGAGGACGTGTTCCAGCGGCCGGCCTCGCCCTATGTGGCGTCCTTCATGGGGGCGGAAAACATCATCGATTGCGAGGCCACCCGACAGGGCGACGGCGTGTCGCTGCGCGTGCCGAGCGCACCCGCCGCCGCCGTGCGTGGCGCCCAAATGACCGATAGCGCAAACGGCGCCGTGCAAGTGCATTTCCGCAGCGAACGCGCGTCGCTCCTGCTGGAGAGTCCGTCGCCCGACGGTGCGCTGCAACTGCCCGGCCGCATCAGCCAGGTGAGCTACCTCGGCGGCGGCTACCGCTGCGAGGTGGCCACGCCCAGCGGCAGCTTCTTCATCGACCACCCGAGCGCCGTGCCCCATGGGGCCGATGTCACCGTCTGTGTGCCTGCGGGCGACCTGCACGTCTACCCGCGTGATCCGCAGCGTGCGCCAGCCGTGCACGCATAA
- a CDS encoding ABC transporter permease, protein MARLSSTSGLGRLGPALLLMAPAVVMVGLLFVYPLLVSLAFAFRNESTGAWDLANFQKAFSLYGNDIALTAGVTVLATALVGVLAIAIAGYLTLGENPRAVFVLRWLYRWPLFIPFVVAAQLMRTFLAKNGMLNNALMSLGVVDPLHAISLLDWRGVVITFVWKQLPFAALLISGAMASMDRSMIESARGLGAGRFRILLEIVVPQVMSTVFVALILSFVTMLSALSVPMMIVAGSPTLLTVDMAWRVNSYGDYGVANALGFVSFAMSGVAAWFYLRQGLREGGKPR, encoded by the coding sequence GTGGCACGGCTTAGCAGTACTTCCGGCCTCGGCCGGCTCGGTCCAGCCTTGTTGCTGATGGCGCCGGCCGTGGTCATGGTCGGCCTGCTGTTCGTCTATCCCTTGCTGGTGTCCTTGGCCTTTGCATTCCGTAATGAATCGACCGGCGCCTGGGACTTGGCCAATTTCCAGAAGGCTTTCTCGCTCTACGGCAACGACATCGCGCTCACGGCCGGTGTCACGGTGCTGGCGACGGCGCTGGTCGGCGTGTTGGCCATCGCCATCGCCGGCTACCTCACACTCGGCGAGAACCCGCGGGCCGTGTTCGTCCTGCGCTGGCTCTACCGCTGGCCGCTGTTCATCCCGTTCGTGGTGGCGGCGCAGCTGATGCGCACTTTCCTGGCCAAGAACGGCATGCTCAACAATGCGCTGATGTCGCTCGGCGTGGTCGATCCCCTGCATGCCATCAGCCTGCTCGACTGGCGCGGCGTGGTCATCACCTTCGTGTGGAAACAGTTGCCGTTCGCGGCCCTGCTGATCAGCGGCGCCATGGCCTCGATGGACCGTTCCATGATCGAATCGGCCCGCGGCCTGGGGGCCGGGCGCTTTCGCATCCTGCTGGAGATCGTCGTGCCGCAGGTGATGTCCACGGTGTTCGTGGCGCTGATCCTGTCCTTCGTGACCATGCTGTCCGCCCTGTCGGTGCCGATGATGATCGTGGCCGGCTCGCCCACCTTGCTGACGGTGGACATGGCCTGGCGCGTCAACTCCTACGGCGACTACGGCGTGGCCAATGCGCTCGGTTTCGTGTCGTTCGCCATGAGCGGCGTGGCAGCCTGGTTCTACCTGAGGCAAGGCCTGCGCGAAGGAGGCAAGCCGCGATGA
- the nusG gene encoding transcription termination/antitermination protein NusG has product MTDIVETSAAETPETPETQAAPAAPVNPDMRWYIVHAYSGMEKAVERNITERIAQSGMQSKFARILVPTEEVVEIKNGQRKTTERRLFPGYVFVEMIMDDESWHLVKHTNKVTGFVGGAKNRPAPISEAEVQKIVSQMQEGSDKPRHKIEFLPGELVRVKEGPFTDFNGSVEEVNYEKSKVRVSVTIFGRATPVELEFSQIEKT; this is encoded by the coding sequence ATGACCGATATCGTGGAAACCTCCGCGGCTGAAACGCCCGAAACCCCTGAAACGCAAGCTGCGCCAGCCGCCCCGGTGAACCCGGACATGCGCTGGTACATCGTCCATGCCTATTCGGGCATGGAAAAGGCGGTGGAACGCAACATCACCGAACGCATTGCGCAGTCGGGCATGCAGAGCAAGTTCGCGCGCATCCTGGTGCCGACGGAAGAAGTGGTCGAGATCAAGAACGGCCAGCGCAAGACCACCGAGCGTCGCCTGTTCCCAGGCTACGTTTTCGTGGAAATGATCATGGACGACGAATCCTGGCATTTGGTGAAACACACCAACAAGGTCACCGGTTTCGTCGGTGGCGCCAAGAATCGCCCGGCACCGATCTCGGAAGCCGAAGTCCAGAAGATCGTCAGCCAGATGCAGGAAGGCAGCGACAAGCCTCGCCACAAGATCGAATTCCTGCCGGGTGAACTGGTCCGCGTCAAGGAAGGTCCGTTTACCGACTTCAATGGTTCGGTGGAAGAAGTCAACTACGAAAAGAGCAAGGTCCGCGTGTCGGTCACCATCTTCGGCCGGGCCACTCCGGTGGAGTTGGAGTTCAGTCAGATCGAGAAGACCTGA
- the tuf gene encoding elongation factor Tu: MGKEKFTRTKPHVNVGTIGHVDHGKTTLTAAITTVLAAKFGGSAKAYDQIDAAPEEKARGITINTAHVEYETANRHYAHVDCPGHADYVKNMITGAAQMDGAILVCSAADGPMPQTREHILLARQVGVPYIIVFLNKCDMVDDAELLELVEMEVRELLDKYDFPGDDTPIIHGSAKLAMEGDKGELGEGAIMKLADALDTYIPLPERAVDGAFLMPVEDVFSISGRGTVVTGRVERGIIKVGEEIEIVGIADTQKTTCTGVEMFRKLLDQGQAGDNVGILLRGTKREDVQRGQVLCKPGSIKPHTHFTSEIYVLSKDEGGRHTPFFNNYRPQFYFRTTDVTGAIELPEGKEMVMPGDNVTITVKLINPIAMEEGLRFAIREGGKTVGAGVVAKIIA; this comes from the coding sequence ATGGGAAAAGAAAAGTTCACGCGCACCAAGCCCCACGTCAACGTGGGCACGATCGGCCACGTCGACCATGGCAAGACCACGCTGACGGCCGCCATCACGACCGTGCTGGCCGCCAAGTTCGGTGGTTCGGCCAAGGCCTATGACCAGATCGACGCAGCGCCCGAAGAAAAGGCCCGCGGCATCACCATCAACACCGCCCACGTGGAATACGAAACGGCCAACCGCCACTACGCCCACGTCGACTGCCCTGGCCACGCCGACTATGTGAAGAACATGATCACCGGCGCCGCCCAGATGGACGGCGCGATCCTGGTGTGTTCCGCAGCCGACGGCCCGATGCCCCAGACCCGCGAGCACATCCTGCTGGCCCGTCAGGTCGGCGTGCCCTACATCATCGTGTTCCTGAACAAGTGCGACATGGTCGACGACGCCGAACTGCTCGAACTCGTTGAAATGGAAGTGCGCGAGCTGCTCGACAAATACGATTTCCCCGGCGACGACACCCCGATCATCCACGGCAGCGCCAAGCTGGCCATGGAAGGCGACAAGGGCGAACTCGGCGAAGGCGCGATCATGAAGCTGGCCGATGCCCTGGACACCTACATCCCCCTGCCGGAACGTGCCGTGGACGGCGCCTTCCTGATGCCCGTGGAAGACGTGTTCTCCATCTCCGGCCGCGGTACCGTGGTGACCGGTCGCGTCGAGCGCGGCATCATCAAGGTCGGTGAAGAAATCGAGATCGTCGGTATCGCCGACACGCAAAAGACCACCTGCACCGGCGTGGAAATGTTCCGCAAGCTGCTCGACCAAGGCCAGGCCGGCGACAACGTCGGTATCCTGCTGCGCGGCACCAAGCGCGAAGACGTGCAGCGCGGCCAAGTGCTGTGCAAGCCCGGCTCGATCAAGCCGCACACGCACTTCACGTCGGAAATCTACGTGCTGAGCAAGGACGAAGGCGGCCGTCACACGCCGTTCTTCAACAACTACCGCCCGCAGTTCTACTTCCGCACGACGGACGTGACCGGCGCCATTGAACTGCCAGAAGGCAAGGAAATGGTCATGCCTGGCGACAACGTGACCATCACCGTGAAGCTGATCAACCCGATCGCCATGGAAGAAGGCCTGCGCTTCGCCATCCGTGAAGGCGGCAAGACCGTCGGCGCCGGCGTGGTTGCCAAGATCATTGCTTAA
- the secE gene encoding preprotein translocase subunit SecE produces MATSQVETVSTGADKAKLAVAAALVLAALAAFYLLGKQGQVAQWGALIVGLAAAVGVFVVSEPGKQLIAFGRDSWREVKKVVWPTRKEAVQMTLYVFGFVVIMALFLWLTDKTLEWVFYDLILGWRK; encoded by the coding sequence ATGGCCACTTCGCAAGTTGAAACTGTCAGTACTGGCGCCGACAAGGCCAAGCTCGCTGTCGCGGCTGCCTTGGTGCTGGCGGCGCTGGCAGCGTTTTATCTGCTTGGCAAACAAGGCCAGGTGGCGCAGTGGGGCGCGCTGATCGTGGGCCTGGCTGCTGCGGTCGGCGTGTTCGTCGTTTCCGAGCCCGGCAAGCAGCTGATCGCCTTCGGCCGCGATTCCTGGCGCGAAGTCAAGAAGGTCGTCTGGCCCACCCGCAAGGAAGCGGTGCAGATGACGCTGTATGTGTTCGGCTTCGTGGTGATCATGGCCTTGTTTCTCTGGCTGACCGACAAAACACTCGAGTGGGTGTTTTATGACCTGATTCTGGGCTGGAGAAAATAA
- a CDS encoding MurR/RpiR family transcriptional regulator, producing the protein MPAHSAAEQLLKAIRDEFEALSRQLKLIARYVEQNRDHIGLDRIQDVAERCGVQPSAVIRFAKHFGFSGYSGMQKIFRDGIAKQIAPNRDYQARIRSLIEAAQGQLSSADIAHEFIGGSIAGMQELQRDLHSTVFDEAVALLAEAPTIWVAGSRRSFPVAAYLVYALQHTDKRIELLSGLGGMSDGQMRSMARGDVMVVVSFLPYAEESMHCARAAVAAGAKLIAITDSRMSPLADLSSATLVVPESATFGFRALTNTMCLAQSLFIALAYQTELAYSPISPTSTAAGGSIREL; encoded by the coding sequence ATGCCCGCGCATTCCGCGGCCGAGCAACTGCTCAAGGCCATCCGCGACGAGTTCGAAGCCTTGAGTCGCCAGCTCAAGCTGATCGCGCGCTACGTCGAGCAGAACCGCGACCACATCGGCCTGGACCGCATCCAGGATGTAGCCGAACGCTGCGGCGTGCAGCCTTCCGCCGTGATCCGTTTCGCCAAGCATTTCGGCTTCTCGGGCTACAGCGGCATGCAGAAGATCTTCCGCGACGGGATCGCCAAGCAGATCGCGCCCAACCGCGACTACCAGGCGCGCATCCGCAGCCTGATCGAAGCGGCGCAGGGCCAACTGTCGAGCGCCGACATCGCGCACGAATTCATCGGCGGCAGCATCGCCGGCATGCAGGAGTTGCAGCGCGACCTGCACAGCACGGTGTTCGATGAAGCCGTGGCCTTGCTGGCCGAGGCCCCGACGATCTGGGTCGCCGGCTCGCGCCGCTCGTTCCCGGTGGCCGCCTATCTCGTCTACGCACTGCAGCACACCGACAAGCGCATCGAGCTGCTCTCGGGCCTGGGCGGCATGAGCGATGGGCAGATGCGCAGCATGGCACGTGGCGACGTGATGGTGGTCGTGAGTTTCCTGCCCTATGCCGAGGAATCGATGCATTGCGCACGCGCGGCGGTGGCCGCCGGCGCCAAACTCATCGCCATCACCGACAGCCGGATGAGCCCGCTGGCCGACCTGTCCTCGGCCACGCTGGTGGTGCCCGAAAGCGCCACCTTCGGCTTTCGTGCGCTGACCAACACCATGTGCCTGGCGCAGAGCCTGTTCATCGCGCTGGCCTACCAGACCGAGCTGGCGTACTCGCCGATCTCACCGACTTCCACCGCTGCGGGTGGTTCCATCCGCGAACTTTAA
- the iolG gene encoding inositol 2-dehydrogenase, with translation MKTVALFGAGRIGRIHAGNLAALPGVQLKYVCDPMGTAAADLARQHGAQASDIEAAFADPTVDVVAIASSTDTHSDLITRAARAGKHIFCEKPVDLSVPRAQACADAVKAAGVACMIGFQRRFDPTFNEARSRMDRGEIGNPEMLVVTSRDPGAPPAEYLKASGGIFRDMLIHDFDIFRWILCADGDEADTLHATGSCLIDPAIALIGDIDCAAVTIRTKKGRLAQINTSRRAAYGYDQRFEVLGSTGMLQCGNLRPSEVVQSDAKGVRADTPENFFLQRYREAYRLEITHFFENLQSGAAFRTSISDGVAAQKLADAAAQSLQSGQVVKLG, from the coding sequence ATGAAAACCGTCGCTTTATTCGGCGCAGGCCGCATCGGCCGCATCCACGCGGGCAACCTCGCCGCCCTGCCGGGCGTGCAACTCAAATACGTGTGCGACCCGATGGGCACGGCGGCGGCCGACCTGGCGCGACAGCATGGCGCCCAGGCTTCGGACATCGAGGCCGCCTTTGCCGACCCGACCGTGGACGTGGTGGCCATCGCCTCGTCCACCGATACGCACAGCGACCTGATCACACGCGCGGCCAGGGCCGGCAAACACATCTTCTGCGAAAAGCCGGTGGACCTGTCCGTGCCGCGCGCCCAGGCCTGTGCCGACGCGGTCAAGGCCGCGGGCGTGGCCTGCATGATCGGCTTCCAGCGCCGCTTCGACCCGACCTTCAACGAGGCCCGCAGCCGCATGGACCGCGGTGAGATCGGCAACCCGGAAATGCTGGTCGTGACCAGCCGCGACCCGGGCGCACCCCCGGCCGAATACTTGAAAGCCTCGGGCGGCATCTTCCGCGACATGCTGATCCACGACTTCGACATCTTCCGCTGGATCCTGTGCGCCGACGGCGACGAGGCCGACACGCTGCACGCCACGGGCTCCTGCTTGATCGACCCGGCCATCGCGCTCATCGGCGACATCGACTGCGCCGCCGTCACGATCCGCACGAAGAAGGGCCGCCTGGCGCAGATCAACACCTCGCGCCGCGCGGCCTACGGCTACGACCAACGCTTCGAAGTGCTGGGCTCCACCGGCATGCTGCAGTGCGGCAACCTGCGGCCGAGCGAGGTCGTGCAGTCGGACGCGAAGGGTGTCCGCGCCGACACGCCGGAGAACTTCTTCCTGCAGCGTTACCGTGAGGCCTATCGCCTCGAGATCACGCATTTCTTCGAGAACCTGCAGTCGGGTGCGGCGTTCCGTACCAGCATTTCGGACGGCGTGGCCGCGCAGAAGCTGGCCGACGCGGCGGCTCAGTCGCTGCAGAGTGGCCAGGTGGTGAAGCTGGGTTAG
- the rplA gene encoding 50S ribosomal protein L1, which yields MSKLTKKQKAFVGKVDSGKLYPLGDALVLIKECANAKFDESIDVAVQLGVDAKKSDQVVRGAVVLPNGTGKTKRVAVFAQGAKAEEAKAAGADIVGMDDLAARIKAGDMPFDVVIAAPDAMRIVGTLGQILGPRGLMPNPKVGTVTPDVAQAVRNAKAGQVQFRVDKAGIVHGTIGRRSFDSDKLRGNLAALIDALNKAKPATSKGVYLKKVAISSTMGVGVRVDTQTIAA from the coding sequence ATGTCCAAGCTGACCAAGAAACAAAAGGCCTTCGTTGGCAAAGTGGACAGCGGCAAGCTGTACCCCCTGGGCGATGCCCTGGTGCTGATCAAGGAATGCGCCAACGCGAAGTTCGACGAGTCGATCGACGTGGCTGTGCAACTCGGCGTCGATGCCAAGAAGTCGGACCAAGTGGTGCGCGGCGCCGTCGTGTTGCCCAACGGCACCGGCAAGACCAAGCGTGTCGCTGTGTTCGCCCAAGGCGCCAAGGCTGAAGAAGCCAAGGCCGCCGGCGCCGACATCGTCGGCATGGATGACCTGGCTGCCCGCATCAAGGCAGGCGACATGCCTTTCGACGTGGTCATCGCCGCGCCGGACGCCATGCGCATCGTCGGTACGCTGGGCCAGATCCTGGGCCCACGCGGCCTGATGCCCAACCCCAAGGTCGGCACGGTCACACCGGACGTGGCGCAAGCCGTCCGCAACGCCAAGGCAGGTCAGGTGCAGTTCCGCGTCGACAAGGCCGGTATCGTGCACGGCACCATCGGCCGTCGTTCGTTTGACTCCGACAAGCTGCGGGGCAACCTGGCCGCATTGATCGATGCGCTGAACAAGGCCAAGCCGGCCACCAGCAAGGGTGTGTATCTGAAGAAAGTCGCGATTTCGTCGACGATGGGTGTGGGCGTCCGCGTGGACACCCAAACCATCGCAGCGTAA
- the trpC gene encoding indole-3-glycerol phosphate synthase TrpC, producing the protein MSDILNQIVEVKRAELAAALKRKPLAAVREDAESRVLTRDFVGALRGKIAAGQAAVIAEIKKASPSKGVLRGGEFIPADIAQSYAEGGAACLSVLTDKQFFQGEVDYLKQARASCQLPVLRKDFMIDPYQIYESRAMGADCVLLIAAILDDAQMAEMEAIARTLDMAVLVEVHDGAELDRALQLKTPLIGINNRNLRTFEVTLDTTLALQKNVPADRILVTESGILAAADVKRMRDANVNAFLVGEAFMRADEPGEALAKLFGQP; encoded by the coding sequence ATGTCCGACATCCTGAACCAAATCGTCGAGGTCAAGCGCGCCGAGCTCGCCGCCGCCCTCAAGCGCAAACCCCTGGCCGCCGTGCGCGAAGATGCCGAATCACGCGTGCTCACGCGGGACTTCGTCGGCGCCCTGCGCGGCAAGATCGCCGCCGGCCAGGCCGCGGTGATCGCCGAGATCAAGAAGGCCAGCCCGTCCAAGGGCGTGCTGCGCGGCGGCGAATTCATTCCCGCCGACATCGCCCAGAGTTACGCCGAAGGCGGCGCGGCCTGCCTGTCGGTGCTGACGGACAAGCAGTTCTTCCAGGGCGAAGTCGATTACCTGAAACAGGCACGCGCCTCCTGCCAGCTGCCGGTGCTGCGCAAGGATTTCATGATCGACCCGTACCAGATCTACGAATCGCGGGCCATGGGCGCCGACTGCGTACTGCTGATCGCCGCGATCCTCGACGACGCGCAGATGGCCGAAATGGAGGCCATCGCGCGCACGCTCGACATGGCCGTGCTGGTCGAGGTGCACGACGGCGCCGAACTCGACCGGGCGCTCCAGCTCAAGACGCCGCTCATCGGCATCAACAACCGCAACCTGAGGACCTTCGAGGTCACGCTGGACACCACACTGGCGCTGCAGAAAAACGTGCCGGCGGACCGCATCCTGGTCACCGAAAGCGGCATCCTGGCCGCGGCCGACGTGAAACGCATGCGTGACGCGAACGTGAATGCTTTCCTGGTCGGCGAGGCTTTCATGCGCGCAGACGAACCCGGCGAAGCGCTGGCGAAGCTGTTCGGCCAGCCCTGA
- a CDS encoding uracil-DNA glycosylase — MQQADLAFDSAPTEEGPARLTAWQPAAWTVAPGWRDVVQTFLDSPAGQRIAQFVTQRLAAGAVVYPPEPLRALAFTPLDRIRVVILGQDPYHGAGQAEGLAFSVAPGVKIPPSLRNIFKELVRDGCLQQAPVSGSLSAWAERGVLLLNSSLTVEEGLPASHAKQGWEGLTDAVLVAVAAHAPACVYLLWGAHAQAKAPLIENTAAAHGRQALVLTANHPSPLSALRPPVPFLGCGHFSAAQHWLTERDCPIDWTLAAGKH, encoded by the coding sequence ATGCAACAGGCCGATCTGGCTTTCGATTCCGCGCCCACTGAAGAAGGGCCCGCCCGCCTCACCGCCTGGCAGCCCGCCGCCTGGACGGTGGCGCCCGGCTGGCGGGACGTGGTGCAGACCTTCCTCGACAGCCCAGCGGGGCAACGGATCGCGCAGTTCGTGACGCAGCGGCTCGCGGCCGGCGCCGTGGTCTATCCGCCCGAGCCTTTGCGCGCGCTGGCCTTCACGCCACTCGACAGGATCCGCGTGGTCATCCTCGGCCAAGACCCCTACCATGGTGCGGGCCAGGCCGAAGGACTGGCTTTTTCCGTGGCACCGGGCGTGAAGATACCGCCGTCGCTGCGCAACATCTTCAAGGAACTGGTGCGCGACGGCTGCCTGCAGCAAGCGCCGGTCAGCGGATCGCTGAGCGCCTGGGCCGAACGCGGCGTACTGCTGCTCAACAGCAGCCTCACCGTAGAGGAAGGCCTGCCTGCCAGCCATGCGAAACAGGGCTGGGAAGGGCTGACCGACGCCGTGCTCGTCGCCGTGGCAGCCCATGCGCCCGCTTGTGTGTACTTGCTGTGGGGCGCCCATGCACAAGCCAAGGCGCCCCTGATCGAGAACACAGCTGCGGCCCACGGGCGCCAGGCCCTGGTGTTGACAGCCAATCACCCTTCCCCGCTGTCGGCTTTGCGCCCGCCCGTCCCGTTCCTCGGCTGCGGCCATTTTTCCGCCGCGCAGCATTGGTTGACCGAGCGGGACTGCCCCATCGACTGGACGCTGGCTGCGGGAAAGCACTGA
- the rplK gene encoding 50S ribosomal protein L11, with protein sequence MAKKIVGFIKLQVPAGKANPSPPIGPALGQRGLNIMEFCKAFNAQTQGVEPGLPLPVVITAFADKSFTFIIKTPPATVLIKKSIKLDKGSARPHSDKVGKITRAQLEEIAKTKMKDMTAADLNAAVRTIAGTARSMGVNVEGV encoded by the coding sequence ATGGCGAAAAAAATCGTCGGTTTCATCAAGCTGCAAGTGCCAGCTGGTAAGGCCAACCCATCCCCACCGATCGGCCCCGCATTGGGTCAGCGCGGTCTGAACATCATGGAATTCTGCAAGGCATTCAATGCGCAGACCCAGGGTGTCGAGCCGGGTCTGCCACTGCCGGTGGTGATCACCGCTTTTGCCGACAAGAGCTTCACCTTCATCATCAAGACGCCGCCTGCGACCGTCCTGATCAAGAAGTCCATCAAGCTGGACAAGGGTTCCGCCCGTCCGCACAGCGACAAGGTCGGCAAGATCACGCGTGCCCAGCTCGAAGAAATTGCAAAAACCAAGATGAAGGACATGACGGCTGCCGATCTGAACGCCGCTGTTCGCACCATCGCCGGTACCGCCCGTTCCATGGGCGTGAATGTGGAGGGCGTCTAA
- a CDS encoding extracellular solute-binding protein has translation MKNMHRSLAISIAIALGAHGGLAQAQTTLNVISGGSQNMVDYITDYLGPLFEKQNPGVKVSVVGTGPDDAGSQKMLEKLQAQKSAGVAAWDTDVVIPNQQKTGEMVQDGLLMKYRDSIPTGKYAVSQSAKQALGVNVDGYVMPMFESQTAIAYNPDLVKNPPGSYDEMRAFVAKNPKAFGYNGLKNGMSGVAFVVGWMYAYGGNPEAVQQGPYDAKNSAGWKKAFADLKAFNQQVVFTPGNAGTLDMLNRGEIAMGPVWVDMFQSWKAEGRLAPNLRLKILSPGMPGQPYYYAIPAKAKNVDLAKKFIALATSPEVQAEGIVKRFNWYPGIDANVVKPALDPKVWNSLFVDITPADLAKNGKPFPLAPYFKDLREQYEAQVQN, from the coding sequence ATGAAGAACATGCACCGTTCCCTCGCGATCTCGATCGCCATCGCCCTGGGGGCCCATGGCGGGCTGGCCCAGGCCCAGACCACGCTGAACGTGATCAGCGGCGGCTCGCAGAACATGGTCGACTACATCACCGATTACCTCGGCCCGCTGTTCGAGAAGCAGAACCCCGGCGTCAAGGTCAGCGTCGTCGGCACCGGCCCGGACGACGCCGGCTCGCAGAAGATGCTGGAGAAGCTGCAGGCGCAGAAAAGCGCCGGTGTCGCCGCCTGGGACACCGATGTGGTCATCCCCAACCAGCAAAAGACCGGCGAGATGGTGCAGGACGGCCTGCTCATGAAATACCGCGACAGCATTCCCACCGGCAAATACGCGGTCAGCCAGTCGGCCAAGCAGGCGCTGGGTGTGAACGTGGACGGCTACGTGATGCCGATGTTCGAAAGCCAGACCGCCATCGCCTACAACCCCGACCTGGTGAAGAACCCGCCCGGCTCGTACGACGAGATGCGCGCTTTCGTCGCCAAGAACCCCAAGGCCTTCGGCTACAACGGCCTGAAGAACGGTATGTCCGGCGTGGCCTTCGTGGTCGGCTGGATGTATGCCTACGGTGGCAACCCCGAGGCCGTGCAGCAGGGCCCGTACGACGCGAAGAACTCGGCCGGCTGGAAGAAGGCCTTCGCCGACCTCAAGGCCTTCAACCAGCAGGTCGTGTTCACGCCGGGCAACGCCGGCACGCTCGACATGCTCAACCGCGGCGAGATCGCCATGGGCCCGGTCTGGGTCGACATGTTCCAGAGCTGGAAGGCCGAAGGCCGGCTCGCACCCAATCTGCGCCTGAAGATCCTGTCGCCCGGCATGCCTGGCCAGCCGTATTACTACGCGATTCCGGCCAAGGCCAAGAACGTCGATCTCGCCAAGAAGTTCATCGCGCTGGCCACCAGCCCCGAGGTGCAGGCCGAGGGCATCGTCAAGCGTTTCAACTGGTATCCCGGTATTGACGCCAACGTCGTCAAGCCCGCGCTCGATCCGAAGGTGTGGAACTCGCTGTTCGTCGACATCACGCCCGCCGACCTGGCCAAGAACGGCAAGCCGTTCCCGCTCGCGCCTTATTTCAAGGACCTGCGCGAGCAATACGAAGCTCAGGTGCAGAACTGA